One stretch of Tachysurus fulvidraco isolate hzauxx_2018 chromosome 12, HZAU_PFXX_2.0, whole genome shotgun sequence DNA includes these proteins:
- the arhgef33 gene encoding rho guanine nucleotide exchange factor 33 isoform X3: MENKKPEDAHMDDPDLHMVQPPALQLQALWAELKAGLRGVVQEISSLQQSNSHLEEKVSECQRDTAEKILSLRNKLNTLQEDTGTALSQISELSIRQKELQTDLDLLRRTQHSGKFSKGEELVEGHASPCSQTQLKLIQHYISSLPNNQISEQGGSDFKTPPKAPLWRERRESRDLTEQISQDMSQRQVAALGLLESERVYVSYLSLLLKANITYNGCENSNIKDKRLFPSSLRFLIQQHLELLHLLQERVLKSHWQGLMGDVFLRLTSKESDFLDNYVSYLKELPECLSAASLFLKPVGLLEDDITGDETHPSLHTLLLQPVQRIPEYLRLLQNLLWQTESEHPDYYLLLVCVQHLRSFTSQYSNLLQHNQELLTNSHTHNLCTHKPDRMTHTRKEFSSDLSHIQSRKKAAVRRYPDWEPESNRFHPDISFASDSESRHKSTPTQLHRIPETDKAGSALADAMGSFLPYRDGDSHCSSRSHSTDSSIDIAFVSCSPSLNPDHQSHGRGQSGAGGVYRPNRGCVSPDSTKILQPVQRKSKSLNGLQLDSIDSPAHPVRSPIHPRLVRQSSAKSRLRNCSPERHHEPNTHTTAEELKQHKDPGPPIWEEFKWKGVSEEGDHAPLSERSRKEGKGFRSSFKKLFKKKSGGESKVEKAVEKVEEQSSSELESGRSNRVRQPGDIERGTAV; this comes from the exons ATGGAGAACAAAAAACCAGAAG ATGCACATATGGATGATCCAGACTTACACATGGTTCAG CCTCCCGCATTACAGTTGCAGGccctgtgggcggagcttaaggCCGGACTCAGGGGTGTGGTTCAGGAGATCTCCTCCTTACAGCAAAGCAACAGCCATTTGGAGGAGAAAGTGTCCGAGTGCCAGAGAGACACGGCGGAGAAAATCCTGTCTCTGAGAAATAAGCTGAACACACTCCAG GAGGACACAGGCACTGCTCTGTCTCAGATCTCTGAACTCAGCATCAGACAAAAAGAGCTACAGACAGATCTGGACCTACTGCGGAGGACACAACACAG tgGAAAATTCTCCAAGGGGGAGGAGCTAGTGGAAGGCCACGCCTCTCCCTGCAGCCAAACACAACTGAAGCTTATTCAGCATTACATCAGCAGCTTGCCAAACAATCAGA tttctGAACAGGGTGGCAGTGATTTCAAGACTCCCCCTAAAGCTCCACTGTGGCGGGAAAGGAGAGAGAGCCGTGACCTGACAGAACAGATCAGCCAGGACATGa gtcaaaGGCAGGTAGCTGCTCTGGGTCTGTTGGAGTCAGAGAGAGTTTACGTGTCATATCTGTCTCTGCTGCTGAAGGCTAACATCACCTACAATGGCTGTGAAAACTCTAACATCAAAGACAAACg GCTGTTCCCATCCTCCTTACGGTTTTTGATCCAGCAGCACCTGGAGCTGTTGCATCTTCTGCAAGAACGTGTGCTCAAGAGTCACTGGCAAGGCCTCATGGGAGATGTGTTTCTGAGGCTTACTAGTAAAGAG AGTGACTTTCTGGACAACTATGTGTCCTATTTAAAGGAGCTCCCCGAGTGTCTTTCAGCCGCCAGCTTGTTCTTAAAGCCTGTTGGCCTGCTAGAG GATGACATCACAGGAGATGAGACACATCCATCCCTCCACACTCTGCTGCTCCAGCCAGTTCAGCGTATCCCAGAATACCTCAGGCTCTTACAG aaccTGTTGTGGCAAACGGAATCTGAGCATCCAGATTATTACctgctgcttgtgtgtgttcagcatcTCCGGTCTTTCACCTCCCAGTACAGTAACCTTCTCCAGCACAACCAGGAGCTcctcactaactcacacacacacaatctgtgcACACACAAGCCGGACcgtatgacacacacacgcaaggaATTCAGCAG tgaTCTATCTCATATTCAGAGCAGAAAGAAAGCGGCAGTCCGTCGTTACCCCGATTGGGAGCCGGAGTCTAATCGCTTTCACCCCGACATTTCCTTTGCATCCGACTCTGAATCTCGTCACAAATCCACACCCACTCAGCTCCACAGGATTCCAGAAACAGATAAGGCCGGGTCGGCCCTGGCCGACGCGATGGGATCGTTCCTCCCATACAGAGATGGAGACTCTCACTGTTCAAGTCGGTCCCATTCCACTGACTCCAGCATTGACATTGCTTTTGTGAGCTGTAGCCCTTCCCTCAATCCGGACCATCAGTCACACGGCAGAGGGCAGAGTGGTGCGGGTGGGGTTTACAGACCCAATCGTGGCTGCGTGTCACCTGATTCGACAAAGATTTTACAGCCTGTACAGCGGAAGAGCAAGTCGCTGAACGGCTTGCAGCTGGACAGCATCGACAGCCCTGCCCACCCGGTCAGAAGTCCCATCCACCCGAGGCTGGTGCGCCAATCGAGTGCCAAATCGAGGCTGAGGAACTGCAGCCCAGAGCGGCATCAcgaacccaacacacacaccactgctgaGGAGCTCAAACAACACAAg GACCCCGGACCTCCTATATGGGAGGAGTTCAAATGGAAAGGCGTGTCTGAGGAAGGTGACCACGCCCCTCTGAGCGAGCGTAGCAGGAAGGAAGGCAAAGGTTTCCGGAGCTCCTTcaaaaaactctttaaaaagAA gtctGGTGGTGAAAGCAAGGTGGAGAAAGCTGTGGAGAAGGTTGAAGAACAGAGCAGCAGTGAGCTGGAATCTGGGAGGTCAAACAGAGTACGACAACCTGGAGATATCGAAAGAGGAACTGcggtttaa
- the arhgef33 gene encoding rho guanine nucleotide exchange factor 33 isoform X4 has product MENKKPEDAHMDDPDLHMVQPPALQLQALWAELKAGLRGVVQEISSLQQSNSHLEEKVSECQRDTAEKILSLRNKLNTLQEDTGTALSQISELSIRQKELQTDLDLLRRTQHSGKFSKGEELVEGHASPCSQTQLKLIQHYISSLPNNQISEQGGSDFKTPPKAPLWRERRESRDLTEQISQDMSQRQVAALGLLESERVYVSYLSLLLKANITYNGCENSNIKDKRLFPSSLRFLIQQHLELLHLLQERVLKSHWQGLMGDVFLRLTSKESDFLDNYVSYLKELPECLSAASLFLKPVGLLEDDITGDETHPSLHTLLLQPVQRIPEYLRLLQNLLWQTESEHPDYYLLLVCVQHLRSFTSQYSNLLQHNQELLTNSHTHNLCTHKPDRMTHTRKEFSRSSVKQLYKVDYENSSTYSSTSALTDLSHIQSRKKAAVRRYPDWEPESNRFHPDISFASDSESRHKSTPTQLHRIPETDKAGSALADAMGSFLPYRDGDSHCSSRSHSTDSSIDIAFVSCSPSLNPDHQSHGRGQSGAGGVYRPNRGCVSPDSTKILQPVQRKSKSLNGLQLDSIDSPAHPVRSPIHPRLVRQSSAKSRLRNCSPERHHEPNTHTTAEELKQHKDPGPPIWEEFKWKGVSEEGDHAPLSERSRKEGKGFRSSFKKLFKKK; this is encoded by the exons ATGGAGAACAAAAAACCAGAAG ATGCACATATGGATGATCCAGACTTACACATGGTTCAG CCTCCCGCATTACAGTTGCAGGccctgtgggcggagcttaaggCCGGACTCAGGGGTGTGGTTCAGGAGATCTCCTCCTTACAGCAAAGCAACAGCCATTTGGAGGAGAAAGTGTCCGAGTGCCAGAGAGACACGGCGGAGAAAATCCTGTCTCTGAGAAATAAGCTGAACACACTCCAG GAGGACACAGGCACTGCTCTGTCTCAGATCTCTGAACTCAGCATCAGACAAAAAGAGCTACAGACAGATCTGGACCTACTGCGGAGGACACAACACAG tgGAAAATTCTCCAAGGGGGAGGAGCTAGTGGAAGGCCACGCCTCTCCCTGCAGCCAAACACAACTGAAGCTTATTCAGCATTACATCAGCAGCTTGCCAAACAATCAGA tttctGAACAGGGTGGCAGTGATTTCAAGACTCCCCCTAAAGCTCCACTGTGGCGGGAAAGGAGAGAGAGCCGTGACCTGACAGAACAGATCAGCCAGGACATGa gtcaaaGGCAGGTAGCTGCTCTGGGTCTGTTGGAGTCAGAGAGAGTTTACGTGTCATATCTGTCTCTGCTGCTGAAGGCTAACATCACCTACAATGGCTGTGAAAACTCTAACATCAAAGACAAACg GCTGTTCCCATCCTCCTTACGGTTTTTGATCCAGCAGCACCTGGAGCTGTTGCATCTTCTGCAAGAACGTGTGCTCAAGAGTCACTGGCAAGGCCTCATGGGAGATGTGTTTCTGAGGCTTACTAGTAAAGAG AGTGACTTTCTGGACAACTATGTGTCCTATTTAAAGGAGCTCCCCGAGTGTCTTTCAGCCGCCAGCTTGTTCTTAAAGCCTGTTGGCCTGCTAGAG GATGACATCACAGGAGATGAGACACATCCATCCCTCCACACTCTGCTGCTCCAGCCAGTTCAGCGTATCCCAGAATACCTCAGGCTCTTACAG aaccTGTTGTGGCAAACGGAATCTGAGCATCCAGATTATTACctgctgcttgtgtgtgttcagcatcTCCGGTCTTTCACCTCCCAGTACAGTAACCTTCTCCAGCACAACCAGGAGCTcctcactaactcacacacacacaatctgtgcACACACAAGCCGGACcgtatgacacacacacgcaaggaATTCAGCAG ATCATCAGTAAAGCAGCTGTATAAAGTGGATTATGAGAATTCATCAACTTACAGTAGCACAAGTGCACTGAC tgaTCTATCTCATATTCAGAGCAGAAAGAAAGCGGCAGTCCGTCGTTACCCCGATTGGGAGCCGGAGTCTAATCGCTTTCACCCCGACATTTCCTTTGCATCCGACTCTGAATCTCGTCACAAATCCACACCCACTCAGCTCCACAGGATTCCAGAAACAGATAAGGCCGGGTCGGCCCTGGCCGACGCGATGGGATCGTTCCTCCCATACAGAGATGGAGACTCTCACTGTTCAAGTCGGTCCCATTCCACTGACTCCAGCATTGACATTGCTTTTGTGAGCTGTAGCCCTTCCCTCAATCCGGACCATCAGTCACACGGCAGAGGGCAGAGTGGTGCGGGTGGGGTTTACAGACCCAATCGTGGCTGCGTGTCACCTGATTCGACAAAGATTTTACAGCCTGTACAGCGGAAGAGCAAGTCGCTGAACGGCTTGCAGCTGGACAGCATCGACAGCCCTGCCCACCCGGTCAGAAGTCCCATCCACCCGAGGCTGGTGCGCCAATCGAGTGCCAAATCGAGGCTGAGGAACTGCAGCCCAGAGCGGCATCAcgaacccaacacacacaccactgctgaGGAGCTCAAACAACACAAg GACCCCGGACCTCCTATATGGGAGGAGTTCAAATGGAAAGGCGTGTCTGAGGAAGGTGACCACGCCCCTCTGAGCGAGCGTAGCAGGAAGGAAGGCAAAGGTTTCCGGAGCTCCTTcaaaaaactctttaaaaagAAGTGA
- the morn2 gene encoding MORN repeat-containing protein 2 isoform X3: MSESGVLKVSYIFPNGDKYEGECYQTSDGVMMRSGFGTQTSSSGTTYTGEWNDEKMTGSGTLSHPSGGVYKGQFRDNMYHGRGTYYFPDGTKYSGMFSYNRLEGEGEFTDLKGFVWTGHFHGKAAAGLQLKLNI; this comes from the exons ATGTCAG AGTCTGGGGTTTTAAAGGTCTCATACATTTTCCCAAATGGAGACAAATATG agggTGAGTGCTATCAGACCTCAGACGGCGTGATGATGAGGTCAGGGTTCGGCACCCAGACCTCATCCTCTGGGACGACGTACACCGGAGAGTGGAACGATGAGAAg ATGACCGGCAGCGGGACGCTCTCACACCCCTCGGGAGGCGTGTACAAAGGCCAGTTCAGAGACAACATGTACCACGGTAGAGGAACATACTACTTTCCTGATGGGACCAAATACTCCGGAATGTTCAGTTACAACAG ACTCGAAGGTGAGGGTGAGTTTACTGATCTGAAGGGATTCGTGTGGACTGGACACTTCCATGGAAAAGCAGCAGCAGGGCTCCAACTAAAGCttaatatataa
- the arhgef33 gene encoding rho guanine nucleotide exchange factor 33 isoform X2: MENKKPEDAHMDDPDLHMVQLQALWAELKAGLRGVVQEISSLQQSNSHLEEKVSECQRDTAEKILSLRNKLNTLQEDTGTALSQISELSIRQKELQTDLDLLRRTQHSGKFSKGEELVEGHASPCSQTQLKLIQHYISSLPNNQISEQGGSDFKTPPKAPLWRERRESRDLTEQISQDMSQRQVAALGLLESERVYVSYLSLLLKANITYNGCENSNIKDKRLFPSSLRFLIQQHLELLHLLQERVLKSHWQGLMGDVFLRLTSKESDFLDNYVSYLKELPECLSAASLFLKPVGLLEDDITGDETHPSLHTLLLQPVQRIPEYLRLLQNLLWQTESEHPDYYLLLVCVQHLRSFTSQYSNLLQHNQELLTNSHTHNLCTHKPDRMTHTRKEFSRSSVKQLYKVDYENSSTYSSTSALTDLSHIQSRKKAAVRRYPDWEPESNRFHPDISFASDSESRHKSTPTQLHRIPETDKAGSALADAMGSFLPYRDGDSHCSSRSHSTDSSIDIAFVSCSPSLNPDHQSHGRGQSGAGGVYRPNRGCVSPDSTKILQPVQRKSKSLNGLQLDSIDSPAHPVRSPIHPRLVRQSSAKSRLRNCSPERHHEPNTHTTAEELKQHKDPGPPIWEEFKWKGVSEEGDHAPLSERSRKEGKGFRSSFKKLFKKKSGGESKVEKAVEKVEEQSSSELESGRSNRVRQPGDIERGTAV, from the exons ATGGAGAACAAAAAACCAGAAG ATGCACATATGGATGATCCAGACTTACACATGGTTCAG TTGCAGGccctgtgggcggagcttaaggCCGGACTCAGGGGTGTGGTTCAGGAGATCTCCTCCTTACAGCAAAGCAACAGCCATTTGGAGGAGAAAGTGTCCGAGTGCCAGAGAGACACGGCGGAGAAAATCCTGTCTCTGAGAAATAAGCTGAACACACTCCAG GAGGACACAGGCACTGCTCTGTCTCAGATCTCTGAACTCAGCATCAGACAAAAAGAGCTACAGACAGATCTGGACCTACTGCGGAGGACACAACACAG tgGAAAATTCTCCAAGGGGGAGGAGCTAGTGGAAGGCCACGCCTCTCCCTGCAGCCAAACACAACTGAAGCTTATTCAGCATTACATCAGCAGCTTGCCAAACAATCAGA tttctGAACAGGGTGGCAGTGATTTCAAGACTCCCCCTAAAGCTCCACTGTGGCGGGAAAGGAGAGAGAGCCGTGACCTGACAGAACAGATCAGCCAGGACATGa gtcaaaGGCAGGTAGCTGCTCTGGGTCTGTTGGAGTCAGAGAGAGTTTACGTGTCATATCTGTCTCTGCTGCTGAAGGCTAACATCACCTACAATGGCTGTGAAAACTCTAACATCAAAGACAAACg GCTGTTCCCATCCTCCTTACGGTTTTTGATCCAGCAGCACCTGGAGCTGTTGCATCTTCTGCAAGAACGTGTGCTCAAGAGTCACTGGCAAGGCCTCATGGGAGATGTGTTTCTGAGGCTTACTAGTAAAGAG AGTGACTTTCTGGACAACTATGTGTCCTATTTAAAGGAGCTCCCCGAGTGTCTTTCAGCCGCCAGCTTGTTCTTAAAGCCTGTTGGCCTGCTAGAG GATGACATCACAGGAGATGAGACACATCCATCCCTCCACACTCTGCTGCTCCAGCCAGTTCAGCGTATCCCAGAATACCTCAGGCTCTTACAG aaccTGTTGTGGCAAACGGAATCTGAGCATCCAGATTATTACctgctgcttgtgtgtgttcagcatcTCCGGTCTTTCACCTCCCAGTACAGTAACCTTCTCCAGCACAACCAGGAGCTcctcactaactcacacacacacaatctgtgcACACACAAGCCGGACcgtatgacacacacacgcaaggaATTCAGCAG ATCATCAGTAAAGCAGCTGTATAAAGTGGATTATGAGAATTCATCAACTTACAGTAGCACAAGTGCACTGAC tgaTCTATCTCATATTCAGAGCAGAAAGAAAGCGGCAGTCCGTCGTTACCCCGATTGGGAGCCGGAGTCTAATCGCTTTCACCCCGACATTTCCTTTGCATCCGACTCTGAATCTCGTCACAAATCCACACCCACTCAGCTCCACAGGATTCCAGAAACAGATAAGGCCGGGTCGGCCCTGGCCGACGCGATGGGATCGTTCCTCCCATACAGAGATGGAGACTCTCACTGTTCAAGTCGGTCCCATTCCACTGACTCCAGCATTGACATTGCTTTTGTGAGCTGTAGCCCTTCCCTCAATCCGGACCATCAGTCACACGGCAGAGGGCAGAGTGGTGCGGGTGGGGTTTACAGACCCAATCGTGGCTGCGTGTCACCTGATTCGACAAAGATTTTACAGCCTGTACAGCGGAAGAGCAAGTCGCTGAACGGCTTGCAGCTGGACAGCATCGACAGCCCTGCCCACCCGGTCAGAAGTCCCATCCACCCGAGGCTGGTGCGCCAATCGAGTGCCAAATCGAGGCTGAGGAACTGCAGCCCAGAGCGGCATCAcgaacccaacacacacaccactgctgaGGAGCTCAAACAACACAAg GACCCCGGACCTCCTATATGGGAGGAGTTCAAATGGAAAGGCGTGTCTGAGGAAGGTGACCACGCCCCTCTGAGCGAGCGTAGCAGGAAGGAAGGCAAAGGTTTCCGGAGCTCCTTcaaaaaactctttaaaaagAA gtctGGTGGTGAAAGCAAGGTGGAGAAAGCTGTGGAGAAGGTTGAAGAACAGAGCAGCAGTGAGCTGGAATCTGGGAGGTCAAACAGAGTACGACAACCTGGAGATATCGAAAGAGGAACTGcggtttaa
- the arhgef33 gene encoding rho guanine nucleotide exchange factor 33 isoform X1, which produces MENKKPEDAHMDDPDLHMVQPPALQLQALWAELKAGLRGVVQEISSLQQSNSHLEEKVSECQRDTAEKILSLRNKLNTLQEDTGTALSQISELSIRQKELQTDLDLLRRTQHSGKFSKGEELVEGHASPCSQTQLKLIQHYISSLPNNQISEQGGSDFKTPPKAPLWRERRESRDLTEQISQDMSQRQVAALGLLESERVYVSYLSLLLKANITYNGCENSNIKDKRLFPSSLRFLIQQHLELLHLLQERVLKSHWQGLMGDVFLRLTSKESDFLDNYVSYLKELPECLSAASLFLKPVGLLEDDITGDETHPSLHTLLLQPVQRIPEYLRLLQNLLWQTESEHPDYYLLLVCVQHLRSFTSQYSNLLQHNQELLTNSHTHNLCTHKPDRMTHTRKEFSRSSVKQLYKVDYENSSTYSSTSALTDLSHIQSRKKAAVRRYPDWEPESNRFHPDISFASDSESRHKSTPTQLHRIPETDKAGSALADAMGSFLPYRDGDSHCSSRSHSTDSSIDIAFVSCSPSLNPDHQSHGRGQSGAGGVYRPNRGCVSPDSTKILQPVQRKSKSLNGLQLDSIDSPAHPVRSPIHPRLVRQSSAKSRLRNCSPERHHEPNTHTTAEELKQHKDPGPPIWEEFKWKGVSEEGDHAPLSERSRKEGKGFRSSFKKLFKKKSGGESKVEKAVEKVEEQSSSELESGRSNRVRQPGDIERGTAV; this is translated from the exons ATGGAGAACAAAAAACCAGAAG ATGCACATATGGATGATCCAGACTTACACATGGTTCAG CCTCCCGCATTACAGTTGCAGGccctgtgggcggagcttaaggCCGGACTCAGGGGTGTGGTTCAGGAGATCTCCTCCTTACAGCAAAGCAACAGCCATTTGGAGGAGAAAGTGTCCGAGTGCCAGAGAGACACGGCGGAGAAAATCCTGTCTCTGAGAAATAAGCTGAACACACTCCAG GAGGACACAGGCACTGCTCTGTCTCAGATCTCTGAACTCAGCATCAGACAAAAAGAGCTACAGACAGATCTGGACCTACTGCGGAGGACACAACACAG tgGAAAATTCTCCAAGGGGGAGGAGCTAGTGGAAGGCCACGCCTCTCCCTGCAGCCAAACACAACTGAAGCTTATTCAGCATTACATCAGCAGCTTGCCAAACAATCAGA tttctGAACAGGGTGGCAGTGATTTCAAGACTCCCCCTAAAGCTCCACTGTGGCGGGAAAGGAGAGAGAGCCGTGACCTGACAGAACAGATCAGCCAGGACATGa gtcaaaGGCAGGTAGCTGCTCTGGGTCTGTTGGAGTCAGAGAGAGTTTACGTGTCATATCTGTCTCTGCTGCTGAAGGCTAACATCACCTACAATGGCTGTGAAAACTCTAACATCAAAGACAAACg GCTGTTCCCATCCTCCTTACGGTTTTTGATCCAGCAGCACCTGGAGCTGTTGCATCTTCTGCAAGAACGTGTGCTCAAGAGTCACTGGCAAGGCCTCATGGGAGATGTGTTTCTGAGGCTTACTAGTAAAGAG AGTGACTTTCTGGACAACTATGTGTCCTATTTAAAGGAGCTCCCCGAGTGTCTTTCAGCCGCCAGCTTGTTCTTAAAGCCTGTTGGCCTGCTAGAG GATGACATCACAGGAGATGAGACACATCCATCCCTCCACACTCTGCTGCTCCAGCCAGTTCAGCGTATCCCAGAATACCTCAGGCTCTTACAG aaccTGTTGTGGCAAACGGAATCTGAGCATCCAGATTATTACctgctgcttgtgtgtgttcagcatcTCCGGTCTTTCACCTCCCAGTACAGTAACCTTCTCCAGCACAACCAGGAGCTcctcactaactcacacacacacaatctgtgcACACACAAGCCGGACcgtatgacacacacacgcaaggaATTCAGCAG ATCATCAGTAAAGCAGCTGTATAAAGTGGATTATGAGAATTCATCAACTTACAGTAGCACAAGTGCACTGAC tgaTCTATCTCATATTCAGAGCAGAAAGAAAGCGGCAGTCCGTCGTTACCCCGATTGGGAGCCGGAGTCTAATCGCTTTCACCCCGACATTTCCTTTGCATCCGACTCTGAATCTCGTCACAAATCCACACCCACTCAGCTCCACAGGATTCCAGAAACAGATAAGGCCGGGTCGGCCCTGGCCGACGCGATGGGATCGTTCCTCCCATACAGAGATGGAGACTCTCACTGTTCAAGTCGGTCCCATTCCACTGACTCCAGCATTGACATTGCTTTTGTGAGCTGTAGCCCTTCCCTCAATCCGGACCATCAGTCACACGGCAGAGGGCAGAGTGGTGCGGGTGGGGTTTACAGACCCAATCGTGGCTGCGTGTCACCTGATTCGACAAAGATTTTACAGCCTGTACAGCGGAAGAGCAAGTCGCTGAACGGCTTGCAGCTGGACAGCATCGACAGCCCTGCCCACCCGGTCAGAAGTCCCATCCACCCGAGGCTGGTGCGCCAATCGAGTGCCAAATCGAGGCTGAGGAACTGCAGCCCAGAGCGGCATCAcgaacccaacacacacaccactgctgaGGAGCTCAAACAACACAAg GACCCCGGACCTCCTATATGGGAGGAGTTCAAATGGAAAGGCGTGTCTGAGGAAGGTGACCACGCCCCTCTGAGCGAGCGTAGCAGGAAGGAAGGCAAAGGTTTCCGGAGCTCCTTcaaaaaactctttaaaaagAA gtctGGTGGTGAAAGCAAGGTGGAGAAAGCTGTGGAGAAGGTTGAAGAACAGAGCAGCAGTGAGCTGGAATCTGGGAGGTCAAACAGAGTACGACAACCTGGAGATATCGAAAGAGGAACTGcggtttaa
- the morn2 gene encoding MORN repeat-containing protein 2 isoform X1 has translation MCLITEVKRTSKAFGDNKTLLKSGVLKVSYIFPNGDKYEGECYQTSDGVMMRSGFGTQTSSSGTTYTGEWNDEKMTGSGTLSHPSGGVYKGQFRDNMYHGRGTYYFPDGTKYSGMFSYNRLEGEGEFTDLKGFVWTGHFHGKAAAGLQLKLNI, from the exons ATGTGTCTGATCACTGAAGTAAAACGAACATCTAAAGCTTTTGGTGACAATAAGACGTTACTGA AGTCTGGGGTTTTAAAGGTCTCATACATTTTCCCAAATGGAGACAAATATG agggTGAGTGCTATCAGACCTCAGACGGCGTGATGATGAGGTCAGGGTTCGGCACCCAGACCTCATCCTCTGGGACGACGTACACCGGAGAGTGGAACGATGAGAAg ATGACCGGCAGCGGGACGCTCTCACACCCCTCGGGAGGCGTGTACAAAGGCCAGTTCAGAGACAACATGTACCACGGTAGAGGAACATACTACTTTCCTGATGGGACCAAATACTCCGGAATGTTCAGTTACAACAG ACTCGAAGGTGAGGGTGAGTTTACTGATCTGAAGGGATTCGTGTGGACTGGACACTTCCATGGAAAAGCAGCAGCAGGGCTCCAACTAAAGCttaatatataa
- the morn2 gene encoding MORN repeat-containing protein 2 isoform X2 gives MCLITEVKRTSKAFGDNKTLLKSGVLKVSYIFPNGDKYEGECYQTSDGVMMRSGFGTQTSSSGTTYTGEWNDEKMTGSGTLSHPSGGVYKGQFRDNMYHGRGTYYFPDGTKYSGMFSYNRLEGEGEFTDLKGFVWTGHFHGKAAAGLQLKLNI, from the exons ATGTGTCTGATCACTGAAGTAAAACGAACATCTAAAGCTTTTGGTGACAATAAGACGTTACTGA AGTCTGGGGTTTTAAAGGTCTCATACATTTTCCCAAATGGAGACAAATATG agggTGAGTGCTATCAGACCTCAGACGGCGTGATGATGAGGTCAGGGTTCGGCACCCAGACCTCATCCTCTGGGACGACGTACACCGGAGAGTGGAACGATGAGAAg ATGACCGGCAGCGGGACGCTCTCACACCCCTCGGGAGGCGTGTACAAAGGCCAGTTCAGAGACAACATGTACCACGGTAGAGGAACATACTACTTTCCTGATGGGACCAAATACTCCGGAATGTTCAGTTACAACAG ACTCGAAGGTGAGGGTGAGTTTACTGATCTGAAGGGATTCGTGTGGACTGGACACTTCCATGGAAAAGCAGCAGCAGGGCTCCAACTAAAGCttaatatata a
- the znf593 gene encoding zinc finger protein 593: protein MGKSKQVGNHKNGKKKNIAKTWKTKRRTKDLDQIHTDMVPANAANLLKQEVDYDVTGFAQHYCLHCARYFVDLKALKEHFKTKVHKRRLKQLREEPYTQAEAERAAGMGSYVPPKKVEVHTQQVEEDME from the exons ATGGGCAAATCCAAGCAGGTGGGCAACcacaaaaatggcaaaaagaaGAACATTGCAAAGACATGGAAGACAAAACGGAGGACGAAGGACTTGGATCAGATCCACACTGACATGGTTCCTGCCAATGCAGCCAACCTCCTGAAGCAGGAAGTGGACTATGACGTCACAGGCTTTGCTCAGCACTATTGCCTTCACTGCGC ACGTTACTTTGTCGACCTGAAGGCCCTGAAGGAGCATTTCAAGACCAAAGTGCATAAAAGACG GTTGAAGCAGCTGAGAGAGGAGCCGTACACTCAGGCTGAGGCGGAGCGAGCGGCAGGGATGGGCTCGTACGTCCCTCCTAAAAAAGTCgaggtgcacacacagcaggtgGAGGAGGACATGGAGTGA